The Streptomyces sp. NBC_01571 genome includes the window GTACAGACATAGCTGGCCCTCGGCCCCATGTCAGGGGGCGAGGGCCTGGCCGAGAGTGGGATAGCAGGCGAGGACCGCGTCGAGGCCGACGAGTCCGACGACCTGCCGGACCGGGTGCGACATGGCCGCCGGCCGACAGGGCGTTGCCGTGTGCGGCGGCCAGGACACCGATGGTGCTGGAGTCCATGAACGTGACGGCGCTGAGGTCGAGCACAACCGCACCGGACTGCCGTCGTCGATCCGCGGAGCCACACGGAACAACTCCAGGGCGTCGAAGTCGACTTCACCGCTCAGGACCAGGACCCGGATGCCTGCGGTGGTGGTCTGGGTGATCGACAGCGGCGTGGGCTGCTCGGATGTGTCCTGCATGTCTGCCACGTGCGCCCTTCGGCGATCTCCTGCGGTACAGGCAAACCCGTCGGGAAGAAGTGCATGAAGCGCACCATTGTATGGAGGCTGCCTGTGGGTGGCTGTGCCACAGGTAACGTAGGGAGGCTGGCGTACACGGTGCCTGGAGGGGTAAACGGCGAAGAGAGGGAAGCGGGCACGAATGGATGAAACACGTGGGAACTCCGGCCTTGAACGACCCGGACAGCCCGGCACGGCCCCGGCGCTGGAGGCCTCGCTAGAGTTGGACAGCGACGGGTCCCGCATCGCCCAGGCCCGCCATCTCGCCGCCGCGTTCCTCACGGAGGTGAAGGACCGCTACGGCATACCGGTGGTGGCAGCCACGGTGGAGATCGCCCAGCTGGTCGTGAGCGAACTCGTCACCAACGCCCGCAAGTACGCCCCCGGGCCCGCCCTGCTGCACCTGCGCATCACCGGCCCCATCCTGGAAGTCGAACTCTGGGACAGCAACCCCGTCGCGCCGGCCTCCAAAGCCCCCGATCCGACGCGCGTCGGCCAGCACGGCCTGGAGATCGTCGCAGCCTTCGCCCGCACCGTCACCGTCGAGCGGACAGCCGGCGGCAAACGCATCACGGCCGGCGTCCCCCTCACCCCCGCCACCGCATAACCGCACCGGCCTCGCCGAACGAGTACGCGCAGGAAGATTCGGCCACAACCGGTCGTGACCGCCCCCGCCCCGTCACGACAGCCCAGGATGTCTGGCCGGCCTGCGTGGTGAACGCCAGTTGAGCGCCGGAGGCGACAACGGCCCCGGCCGCTGCCAGGCGTCGGCCGGATCTGGCTCGCACTGCCCGAACATCACCAGTTATCCGATAAACCCGATCCGGAGCAAGATCGCTGCATCGAAGTAACTCGATTGGCACGACGGGCAAATCGGTCGCGGAGGCCGTTACGGTTCCGGTGGATCTGGATCGATTCCCGACGTTTCATCCACCTGTTTCCGCACGCAGTGGTCGGCGCTCATCCGCCGGTCGACGCCGCCGCAAAGGAGATCTCGCTCGATGACCGTTGAGACCAGCTCGGACGCAGGGCTGGAGCCGCGTCGGCAGTCCAGCCTAGGCACTGCGGCAGCCCGCAACCTTGCGAGCACCACCAAGTCCGCCCCGCAGATGCAGGAGATCACCTCGCGGTGGCTGTTGCGGATGCTCCCCTGGGTGGAGACCAAGGGCGGCACCTACCGGGTGAACCGCCGGTTGAGCTACAACGTCGGCGACGGACACGTCGAGTTCGTCCAGGACGGTGCCGACGTCCGGGTGATTCCCCGCCAGCTCGGTGAGCTGGCCCTGTTACGCGGCTTCGAGGACATCGACGTGCTGACGGCGATCGCCGACCGGTGCGTCCCCCGCGACTTCCAGGCCGGCGAGGTACTGGCACGTCGTGGCACGGCCGCCGAGCAGATCCACCTGATCGCCCGCGGCCGGCTCAGCCAGACCTCCGCCGGCAAGTACGGGGACGAGGTGACGGTCGCCGTGCTCGCCGACGGCAGCCACTTCGGCGAGAACGCCCTTGTGGACACCGACGCGAGGTGGGACTGCACCGTCACCGCTCAGACGGCGGGTACCCTGCTGACCCTGTCCCGCTCCGACTTCGCCGCCGTGTTGTCCTCGGCCCCCGGCCTTCGGACGCACCTGCAGCATTTCGGCGAGCTTGCCCTCCGGCGGCAGAACCACCATGGCGAGGCCGAGATCGCCATGTCGGCCGGGCACAC containing:
- a CDS encoding family 2B encapsulin nanocompartment shell protein: MTVETSSDAGLEPRRQSSLGTAAARNLASTTKSAPQMQEITSRWLLRMLPWVETKGGTYRVNRRLSYNVGDGHVEFVQDGADVRVIPRQLGELALLRGFEDIDVLTAIADRCVPRDFQAGEVLARRGTAAEQIHLIARGRLSQTSAGKYGDEVTVAVLADGSHFGENALVDTDARWDCTVTAQTAGTLLTLSRSDFAAVLSSAPGLRTHLQHFGELALRRQNHHGEAEIAMSAGHTGEAELPTTFVDYELHPREYELSVAQTILRVHSRVADLYNGPMNQTEEQLRLTVEALRERQEHELINNREFGLLHNAAFKQRIQSHSGPPTPDDLDNLLCRRRGTKFFLAHPRTIAAIGREFSAYGLYPEHVDLGGQQVPGWRGVPILPCNKIPISEENTSSILALRTGEDNQGVIGLRQTGLVEEYEPGLSVRFMGINEQAILSYLVTTYFSAAVLLPDALGVLEDVQIARSRS
- a CDS encoding ATP-binding protein; the protein is MDETRGNSGLERPGQPGTAPALEASLELDSDGSRIAQARHLAAAFLTEVKDRYGIPVVAATVEIAQLVVSELVTNARKYAPGPALLHLRITGPILEVELWDSNPVAPASKAPDPTRVGQHGLEIVAAFARTVTVERTAGGKRITAGVPLTPATA